In Miscanthus floridulus cultivar M001 chromosome 5, ASM1932011v1, whole genome shotgun sequence, one genomic interval encodes:
- the LOC136452671 gene encoding putative receptor protein kinase ZmPK1: protein MARFLFLIILPMLTILPFSYASPQLMLSTGSSLLVEEYRQTFLVSPNGDFSCGFYEVGRNAFSFSIWFTNTVDKTIVWSANPKSPVNGRGSMVLLNHDGNLVLIDVNGTVTWDSKTSSGKGTTLVLLDIGNLVIKDANGKILWGSFSSPTDTLLPFQPLTKGTRLVSGYNSLYFDNDNVLRLMYDGPDISSIYWPSADYTVFQNGRTNYNSSRIAVLDAEGYFRSSDLLKVKSSDWGTVTKRRLTIDYDGNLRMYSLNASSGSWIVTWEAIAKMCNVHGLCGQNGICKYLPSLHCSCPPGYEMTDQQNWKKGCRPKFIKSCNRSYKVEDFEFIKLPHTDFYGFDRTYNQSISLEECKKICLEICSCSGFTYKTGPGLCFTKVILFNGYSYPNFPGDNYIKLPKKLGISTSIISRKSHLTCNRNIPQIVEGSSSMYGMYSVDKNWTTYYVFAAIFGALVLLFIGTGWWFLSSKQNIPKSMEEGYRMVTNQFRMFTLQELREATGKFKEEIGRGGSGIVYRGVLEDKRVVAVKKLTNFSYNQEELWAEMSIIGRINHINLVRMWGFCSEDHHKLLVYEYVENESLDRYLFGNLSSERLIAWSQRFKIALGTARGLAYLHHECLEWVIHCDVKPENILLTRDFEAKIADFGLAKLSKRGSSSFKLTHMRGTMGYMAPEWALNLPINAKVDVYSYGVVLLEILTGTRISSGITVDGMEIELRQFVQVLKQFLESGDVKDIVDHRLQGHFNPEQAMVMLQVAIACLGEKNSRPTMNDIVIELLACADQDDHPAYSW from the coding sequence ATGGCCAGATTCCTCTTTCTGATCATTCTTCCAATGCTCACCATTCTTCCATTCTCATATGCTTCACCCCAGCTGATGCTAAGTACTGGCTCATCCTTATTGGTAGAAGAGTACAGACAAACCTTCCTTGTCTCACCAAATGGTGATTTCTCATGTGGCTTCTATGAAGTTGGAAGGAATGCCTTTTCCTTCTCCATATGGTTCACCAACACCGTTGATAAGACCATTGTGTGGTCTGCAAATCCCAAGTCCCCTGTAAATGGTCGGGGCTCCATGGTTTTGCtgaaccatgatggcaacttggtCCTGATTGATGTCAATGGCACTGTGACTTGGGACAGTAAGACAAGCTCTGGCAAGGGCACGACACTTGTCCTTCTCGACATCGGCAACCTTGTCATAAAAGATGCCAATGGCAAAATTTTGTGGGGAAGTTTCTCTTCACCAACTGACACCTTGCTTCCTTTTCAGCCACTCACTAAAGGAACAAGGTTAGTATCTGGTTACAATAGCCTCTATTTTGACAATGACAATGTGCTACGCCTCATGTATGATGGGCCAGATATATCAAGCATCTATTGGCCAAGTGCAGATTATACTGTGTTTCAAAATGGGCGGACAAACTACAATAGCTCCAGAATTGCAGTCCTTGATGCTGAAGGTTATTTCCGGTCAAGTGATTTGCTTAAAGTAAAGTCTTCTGATTGGGGCACTGTAACCAAGAGAAGACTGACAATAGATTATGATGGAAACCTAAGAATGTACAGCTTGAATGCATCAAGTGGGAGTTGGATAGTCACATGGGAGGCTATAGCAAAAATGTGTAATGTGCACGGGCTATGTGGACAGAATGGGATATGTAAGTACTTGCCAAGTCTCCATTGCTCATGCCCACCAGGATATGAGATGACTGACCAACAGAATTGGAAAAAGGGTTGCCGGCCAAAATTTATCAAAAGCTGCAATAGAAGTTACAAAGTGGAAGACTTTGAGTTCATCAAGCTCCCACATACTGACTTTTATGGCTTTGATCGGACCTATAACCAGTCCATCTCACTAGAAGAATGTAAGAAGATTTGCTTGGAGATTTGCTCCTGCTCTGGTTTCACATACAAAACGGGACCTGGACTTTGCTTCACCAAAGTTATTCTCTTCAATGGCTACAGCTACCCAAATTTTCCTGGTGACAACTATATAAAACTACCAAAAAAATTGGGTATATCAACATCCATAATCTCCAGAAAGTCTCATCTCACGTGCAACCGGAATATTCCTCAAATTGTAGAAGGATCTTCAAGTATGTATGGCATGTACAGTGTCGATAAAAATTGGACAACTTATTATGTGTTTGCAGCAATATTTGGAGCCCTAGTACTGCTATTTATTGGTACAGGATGGTGGTTTCTTTCCAGCAAGCAAAACATTCCCAAGTCAATGGAGGAAGGCTACAGGATGGTAACAAACCAATTCAGGATGTTCACACTGCAAGAGTTAAGGGAAGCAACAGGAAAGTTCAAGGAAGAGATTGGAAGAGGGGGCTCTGGAATTGTTTACAGAGGAGTACTCGAAGATAAGCGAGTAGTGGCAGTGAAGAAGCTAACAAATTTCTCATACAATCAGGAGGAATTGTGGGCAGAAATGAGTATAATTGGAAGGATCAATCACATAAATTTAGTACGGATGTGGGGTTTTTGCTCCGAGGATCACCACAAACTTCTGGTTTATGAGTATGTGGAGAATGAATCACTGGACAGATATCTATTTGGCAATCTAAGTAGTGAGAGACTAATTGCATGGAGCCAGCGATTCAAAATAGCATTGGGAACAGCAAGAGGCTTGGCCTACCTACATCATGAGTGCCTTGAATGGGTAATCCATTGTGATGTAAAGCCAGAGAACATACTCCTGACCCGAGATTTTGAAGCTAAGATAGCAGACTTTGGACTAGCCAAACTCTCAAAGAGAGGCAGCTCAAGTTTCAAGCTCACACACATGAGAGGAACAATGGGGTACATGGCCCCAGAGTGGGCGTTAAACTTGCCGATCAACGCAAAAGTTGATGTCTACAGTTATGGTGTTGTCCTTCTTGAGATTTTGACAGGTACTAGGATATCAAGTGGGATAACTGTCGATGGGATGGAAATCGAGCTTAGACAGTTTGTGCAGGTCTTGAAGCAATTTCTTGAGAGTGGAGATGTGAAGGATATAGTTGATCATAGACTGCAAGGTCATTTCAATCCTGAGCAAGCAATGGTAATGTTACAAGTTGCTATAGCTTGTCTTGGAGAAAAAAACAGCAGGCCTACAATGAACGATATTGTAATAGAGCTCTTGGCATGTGCTGACCAAGACGATCACCCTGCCTACTCATGGTGA